The following proteins are encoded in a genomic region of Arcobacter cloacae:
- a CDS encoding Fe2+-dependent dioxygenase, producing MILHIPNVLSKEQLIECRKLLDNAQWIDGKLTAGSQAVNVKSNLQLAENSETLRYLRTIIINSLNTNPLFISSAIPNHIISPFVNRYENGGAYGNHVDNSILYDATVKKNFRTDISCSLFFTNPEEYEGGEMVIEDTFGTHEVKLPAGDMILYPSTSLHRVEPVTKGVRMVSFMWIQSMIRSAWKRSMLFELDNTIQTIRGKYGETQEAVNLSIHYHKLIQEWAEL from the coding sequence ATGATATTACATATTCCAAATGTTCTTTCAAAAGAACAACTAATAGAGTGTAGAAAATTACTTGATAATGCACAATGGATTGATGGAAAATTAACAGCAGGAAGTCAAGCTGTTAATGTAAAAAGTAATTTACAACTTGCTGAGAATAGTGAAACTTTAAGATATTTAAGAACTATAATAATCAATTCTTTAAATACAAACCCTTTGTTTATAAGTTCAGCAATACCTAATCATATTATTTCACCTTTTGTAAATAGATATGAAAATGGTGGAGCTTATGGCAATCATGTGGATAACTCTATTTTATATGATGCTACAGTTAAGAAAAATTTTAGAACAGATATTTCATGTTCTTTATTTTTTACAAATCCTGAAGAGTATGAAGGTGGTGAGATGGTTATTGAAGATACTTTTGGAACTCATGAAGTAAAACTTCCAGCAGGGGATATGATACTTTATCCTTCAACTAGTTTACATAGGGTTGAGCCTGTTACTAAAGGTGTTAGAATGGTCAGTTTTATGTGGATTCAAAGTATGATTAGAAGTGCATGGAAAAGAAGTATGCTTTTTGAACTTGATAATACAATTCAAACTATAAGAGGTAAATATGGGGAGACACAAGAGGCTGTAAACTTATCAATTCATTATCATAAACTTATTCAAGAGTGGGCAGAACTTTAA
- a CDS encoding thiamine-phosphate kinase gives MNKEEYFIKQFSNNKIIGDDGAFIDGFVYSMDAFFENVHFKKEWMSLKQIAYKSMIVNISDAIVMNAKPLYALLSVAIPKTYSNEDLKELAKGFKKAAQEFEIEIIGGDTISNEKLDISVTIISKSSNPIFRTGVKKDDFLCYTGTLGSSKKDLEALFKNEKISKKSKFIKPVLNPKFFYEIAPFVTASMDVSDGLFFELERLSKASKIGFEFFEEIDENIGTSGEEYEILFSFNQKNLKKIEKIAKKYKIKLNIFAKAIKGSYKTDAKNHHF, from the coding sequence ATGAATAAAGAAGAATATTTTATAAAACAATTTTCAAATAATAAAATTATTGGTGATGATGGTGCTTTTATTGATGGATTTGTTTACTCAATGGATGCTTTTTTTGAAAATGTACATTTCAAAAAAGAGTGGATGAGTTTAAAACAAATTGCCTATAAATCAATGATTGTAAATATTTCAGATGCGATTGTTATGAATGCAAAGCCTTTATATGCACTTTTAAGTGTAGCTATTCCAAAAACTTATTCAAATGAAGATTTAAAAGAGTTAGCAAAAGGTTTTAAAAAGGCTGCTCAAGAGTTTGAAATAGAGATTATTGGTGGGGATACAATCTCAAATGAAAAATTAGATATTTCTGTTACTATTATCTCAAAATCATCAAATCCAATTTTTAGAACTGGAGTAAAAAAAGATGATTTTTTATGTTATACGGGAACTTTAGGTAGTTCAAAAAAAGATTTAGAAGCTTTATTTAAAAATGAGAAAATTTCTAAAAAATCAAAATTTATAAAACCAGTTTTAAATCCTAAATTTTTTTATGAAATAGCTCCTTTTGTTACAGCATCTATGGATGTCTCAGATGGATTATTTTTTGAATTAGAAAGATTATCAAAGGCAAGTAAAATAGGATTTGAATTTTTTGAAGAAATTGATGAAAATATTGGAACATCAGGAGAAGAGTATGAAATACTTTTTTCATTTAATCAAAAAAATTTAAAAAAGATAGAAAAAATTGCAAAAAAATATAAAATAAAATTAAATATTTTTGCAAAAGCTATAAAAGGTAGTTATAAAACAGATGCTAAAAATCATCATTTTTAG
- a CDS encoding DUF4198 domain-containing protein: MKKLVYSMLLSSIAVVSVNAHEIWLELDEKKNEAKLFFGHFDGKQTESGEKFARIKEGVSYPTELVKDVKRDDNSITYTLSKKSDIAVVRASEPRKARNSEIVEYRIAYNKAGRTSTEAIVDFDIVPIAKDSNSFKLLFKNEPVKKSKVTVISPTGWEKTFELDDKGEFTIHTPWIGKYLIQASFEDETKGEVDGKTFDKTIHSISHTIDVNQGLPWNTKK; this comes from the coding sequence ATGAAAAAATTAGTATATTCAATGCTTTTATCATCAATAGCAGTAGTTTCAGTAAATGCACATGAAATTTGGTTGGAGTTAGATGAGAAAAAAAATGAAGCAAAGTTGTTTTTTGGTCACTTTGATGGAAAACAAACTGAAAGCGGAGAAAAATTCGCAAGAATAAAAGAGGGTGTTTCTTATCCTACTGAGTTAGTGAAAGATGTAAAAAGAGACGATAATAGTATTACTTATACTTTAAGTAAAAAAAGTGATATTGCTGTTGTAAGAGCATCAGAACCTAGAAAAGCAAGAAATTCAGAAATTGTAGAGTATAGAATCGCTTACAATAAAGCAGGTAGAACATCAACTGAAGCAATAGTTGATTTTGATATTGTACCTATTGCAAAAGATAGTAATAGTTTTAAACTACTTTTCAAAAATGAACCAGTAAAAAAATCAAAAGTTACAGTTATTTCTCCAACAGGTTGGGAAAAAACATTTGAGTTAGATGATAAGGGTGAGTTTACAATTCATACTCCATGGATTGGAAAGTATTTAATTCAAGCCTCTTTTGAAGATGAAACAAAAGGTGAAGTTGATGGAAAAACTTTTGATAAAACTATTCATTCAATCTCACACACAATAGATGTAAATCAAGGTTTACCTTGGAATACAAAAAAATAA
- a CDS encoding TonB-dependent receptor domain-containing protein encodes MKLRIASSVAALLVAQASVLADDTTKLEEITVTTAAGYEQKLVDAPASISVITQEDLQKKPYANLLDAVKDIEGVDIGESTDKSGQGTVSMRGMGADYTLVLIDGKRQNNNGDIYPNDFGGLQFANIPPISMIERIEVVRGPMSTLYGADAMGGVINIITKKISKEWTGSISHSRTFQTDSSWGDKDTTDISIMGPLIENKLGLSLRGSFYDNEKSNPEWAKATYNGVDVSKNNNSFGANGKTMDNQNWTFGTGLTFTPNDAHTIKADFDIAKQRYDNTAGSVGTVDSYQTIYTNQRVGYAPIQRMQREQYSLSWEAAWDVGKSTVGVHHIESENLGRSLPLSAEERLYIKNNKPGWGNLAGAMNDPYFAALMPRPKRTLESTNTTYSAKYEVPLNTHFLVVGTEYLDAQMKDGVFGMSEGKSNGKKEYGQYSVFAEDSWNIIDPLTLTFGGRYDKHEDFGSHVSPRVYATYTINDNWTVKGGVATGYKTPKTSDLQEGIMGFGAQGTSPFIGNPDLKPEESLSKEIAVYYEHPNKHNFNVTLFQNDFKDKIESADVTASAGSQWEDVSSSYGTLRQKQNVGKAEILGLEVAGKYFILDNLSFKANWTYMDSEIESDNPSTNGKPLRSSPKHMYNATLDYQATAKLNTYLQYSGEVDRFKERYQTSSNSGIYKDLYYKDYSIWNLGTSYKVDKNLTFNGRVNNLFDKDFMEYSAVDRVGTTTYYEDYSNISAGRNFWLSANYTF; translated from the coding sequence ATGAAATTAAGAATTGCAAGTTCTGTTGCAGCACTATTAGTTGCGCAAGCATCAGTTTTAGCTGATGATACTACAAAATTAGAAGAGATTACAGTTACAACTGCTGCTGGTTATGAGCAAAAATTAGTTGACGCACCTGCATCTATCTCTGTTATAACTCAAGAAGATTTACAAAAAAAACCATATGCAAATTTACTAGATGCTGTTAAAGACATAGAAGGTGTTGATATTGGTGAAAGTACTGATAAATCAGGACAAGGAACAGTTAGTATGAGAGGTATGGGTGCTGATTATACACTTGTTTTAATTGATGGTAAAAGACAAAATAATAATGGTGATATCTATCCAAATGATTTTGGTGGATTACAATTTGCAAATATTCCACCTATTTCTATGATAGAAAGAATAGAAGTTGTAAGAGGACCTATGTCTACACTTTATGGTGCTGATGCTATGGGTGGAGTTATAAATATTATCACTAAAAAAATATCAAAAGAGTGGACAGGTTCAATTAGTCATAGTAGAACTTTTCAAACGGATAGTTCATGGGGAGATAAAGATACTACAGATATTTCTATCATGGGACCACTTATTGAAAACAAGCTAGGTCTTAGTTTAAGAGGAAGTTTTTATGATAATGAAAAATCGAATCCTGAATGGGCGAAAGCAACTTATAATGGAGTAGATGTTAGTAAAAATAATAATAGTTTTGGTGCAAATGGTAAAACTATGGATAATCAGAACTGGACTTTTGGTACAGGATTGACATTTACTCCAAACGATGCTCATACTATAAAAGCTGATTTTGATATAGCAAAACAAAGATATGATAATACAGCAGGTAGTGTAGGAACAGTTGATAGTTATCAAACTATTTACACAAATCAAAGAGTTGGATATGCTCCTATTCAAAGAATGCAAAGAGAGCAATACTCTTTATCTTGGGAAGCTGCTTGGGATGTTGGGAAAAGTACAGTTGGAGTTCATCATATTGAATCAGAAAATCTAGGAAGAAGTTTACCTTTAAGTGCAGAAGAGAGATTGTATATTAAAAACAATAAACCAGGATGGGGAAATTTAGCAGGTGCAATGAATGATCCATATTTTGCAGCTTTAATGCCAAGACCAAAAAGAACTTTAGAATCAACAAATACGACTTATAGTGCAAAATATGAAGTACCTTTAAATACTCATTTTTTAGTTGTTGGTACTGAATATTTAGATGCTCAGATGAAAGATGGTGTTTTTGGTATGAGTGAGGGGAAATCTAATGGTAAAAAAGAGTATGGTCAATATTCTGTTTTTGCAGAAGATAGTTGGAATATTATAGACCCATTAACTCTTACTTTTGGTGGAAGATATGACAAACATGAAGATTTTGGTAGTCATGTAAGTCCTAGAGTATATGCAACTTATACAATAAATGATAACTGGACGGTAAAAGGTGGAGTTGCAACAGGATATAAGACTCCTAAAACATCTGATTTACAAGAAGGGATTATGGGGTTTGGTGCTCAAGGAACATCTCCATTTATTGGAAATCCTGATTTAAAACCTGAAGAGAGTTTAAGTAAAGAAATTGCAGTTTATTATGAGCACCCAAATAAACATAATTTTAATGTAACTTTATTCCAAAATGATTTTAAAGATAAGATTGAAAGTGCAGACGTTACAGCATCAGCTGGTTCACAATGGGAAGATGTAAGTTCAAGTTACGGAACTCTTAGACAAAAACAAAATGTAGGAAAAGCAGAGATTTTAGGGTTAGAAGTTGCTGGGAAATATTTCATTTTAGACAATTTATCATTTAAAGCAAATTGGACATATATGGATTCTGAAATTGAATCAGATAATCCATCAACAAATGGGAAACCTTTAAGAAGTAGTCCAAAACATATGTATAATGCTACTTTAGATTATCAAGCAACAGCAAAGCTTAATACATATTTACAATATTCAGGAGAAGTTGATAGATTTAAAGAAAGATATCAAACATCATCAAATAGTGGAATTTACAAAGATTTATATTATAAAGACTACTCAATTTGGAATTTAGGAACTTCTTATAAAGTTGATAAAAACTTAACATTCAATGGAAGAGTTAATAATTTATTTGATAAAGATTTTATGGAATATAGTGCTGTTGATAGGGTTGGAACTACAACATACTATGAAGATTATAGTAATATTAGTGCAGGTAGAAACTTCTGGTTAAGTGCTAACTATACTTTCTAA
- a CDS encoding class II SORL domain-containing protein, which produces MPKINKYVDIDTVEREAKKDLIDRHSPFIHCASTAKKGEPFEVTVKMGNEYTHPDDFDHYIESVSLFNGETLLAKATYVPGTLGNVKAHNTTTFTIIPTGSKLNLVAHGYCTKHGIWEGTPVTVEVTE; this is translated from the coding sequence ATGCCAAAAATTAACAAATATGTTGATATTGATACTGTTGAAAGAGAAGCAAAAAAAGATTTAATTGATAGACACAGTCCATTTATTCACTGTGCATCAACTGCAAAAAAAGGTGAGCCGTTTGAGGTTACTGTTAAAATGGGTAACGAATATACTCATCCAGATGATTTTGATCATTATATTGAGTCTGTTTCATTATTTAACGGTGAAACATTATTAGCAAAAGCTACATATGTTCCAGGAACTTTAGGAAATGTAAAAGCTCATAACACTACTACATTTACAATCATCCCAACTGGTTCAAAATTAAACTTAGTTGCTCATGGTTACTGTACTAAGCACGGAATTTGGGAAGGTACACCTGTAACTGTTGAAGTTACAGAATAA
- a CDS encoding alpha-hydroxy acid oxidase, translating to MEKLDFIPNDLVSLKDYERYAKQIMDLNSLAYINSGAADEVTFRKNEEAFQEIYLETNSLEEVKNLDIKIELFKEIYDNPIFLAPVAYQKLVDINGEISTVQASNVMNCCMCVSSFSSCSLEEISKNATSPLWFQLYIQPDMNINLELIKKAEKLGFKALVITIDAPINGIRNVEQRYGFSLPKEISAVNIKNPFQLLNDYENISDIAKKLPTWKEIEFIKNNSSLPVVLKGINSVAYAKKALELGIDGIIVSNHGGRTLDSLAPSIKVLPKIAKEINKKIPIIFDGGIKRGTDIIKAIALGADAVMIGRPIMYGLATAGALGVAHTLKILKEELQISMIFTGCENIEKIKEIKLSNLQY from the coding sequence ATGGAAAAATTAGATTTTATTCCAAATGATTTAGTATCTTTAAAAGATTATGAACGATATGCTAAACAAATTATGGATTTAAATTCCCTAGCATATATAAATAGTGGAGCAGCTGATGAGGTAACTTTTAGAAAAAATGAAGAGGCATTTCAAGAGATATATTTAGAAACAAATAGTTTAGAAGAAGTAAAAAATCTTGATATAAAGATAGAATTATTTAAAGAGATATATGATAATCCAATATTTTTAGCACCAGTTGCATATCAAAAATTAGTTGATATAAATGGTGAAATATCAACAGTTCAAGCTAGTAATGTTATGAATTGTTGTATGTGTGTTAGCTCCTTTTCTAGTTGTAGTTTAGAAGAGATTTCAAAAAATGCAACTTCACCTTTATGGTTTCAGTTATATATACAGCCTGATATGAATATAAACTTAGAACTAATAAAAAAAGCTGAAAAATTAGGTTTTAAAGCTTTAGTTATAACTATTGATGCACCAATAAATGGTATTAGAAATGTGGAACAAAGATATGGTTTTTCCCTACCTAAAGAAATAAGTGCTGTTAATATAAAAAATCCTTTTCAACTTTTAAATGACTATGAAAATATATCTGATATAGCAAAAAAACTTCCTACTTGGAAAGAGATAGAATTTATTAAAAATAATAGTTCTTTACCAGTTGTTTTAAAAGGAATTAATTCAGTAGCTTATGCTAAAAAAGCTCTTGAATTGGGAATTGATGGAATAATTGTTTCAAATCATGGGGGAAGAACACTTGATTCTTTAGCTCCTTCAATCAAAGTTTTACCTAAAATTGCAAAAGAGATAAATAAAAAAATTCCTATAATTTTTGATGGAGGAATAAAAAGAGGAACAGATATTATAAAAGCAATAGCTTTAGGTGCAGATGCTGTTATGATAGGTCGTCCTATTATGTATGGTTTAGCAACAGCTGGTGCTTTGGGCGTTGCACATACCCTTAAAATATTAAAAGAGGAGTTACAAATCTCTATGATATTTACAGGATGTGAAAATATAGAAAAGATAAAGGAAATTAAACTCTCTAATTTACAATACTAA
- a CDS encoding PepSY-associated TM helix domain-containing protein, with the protein MHKTIWFKIHWFLGITAGIILLIVGATGAILSFEKEIMKAINSDTYYVKVIEGQDKLTTKELLEKFQASSPKAKINSISFSLDATSSTVINIAGEGENARRGISKYVNPYTAEVLPDLVGKDFFGFILRLHRWLAFPQEIREVGKQTVAISTISLIVLIISALVIYWGRIKHAFFKSFTFKFKHHGRAFLSTMHSAVGMWVIPLYLLASLTGLFWSYEWYNNALYKIAGVEKPQRMQQPQQPQAQKEPKSEQQKAPEQRERKPEGEKAEGQRERKPEGQRGERGQGQRPQGESSSSKFADIQKAVEMFNIFVQRDYSNVTLRFPQKGTVYSFSYLDTDPAHYRARNTLEVDINSWQLLKHERYNDLPLNERLMKSILPLHTGEYFGLIGQTLMFIASALMALFTITGFMLYINRHKKKKSKIEQQKV; encoded by the coding sequence ATGCATAAAACAATATGGTTTAAAATACACTGGTTTTTAGGAATTACAGCTGGAATAATCCTTTTAATAGTTGGAGCTACTGGAGCTATTTTATCTTTTGAAAAAGAGATAATGAAAGCTATAAATAGTGATACTTATTATGTAAAAGTTATAGAGGGACAAGATAAATTAACTACAAAAGAGTTATTAGAAAAATTTCAAGCTTCAAGTCCTAAAGCAAAAATAAATAGCATATCTTTCTCTTTAGACGCCACTTCATCAACAGTTATAAATATAGCAGGTGAAGGAGAAAATGCAAGAAGAGGAATAAGTAAATATGTAAATCCATATACAGCTGAAGTTTTACCAGATTTAGTTGGAAAAGATTTTTTTGGATTTATTTTAAGACTTCATAGATGGTTGGCGTTTCCTCAAGAAATAAGAGAAGTTGGAAAACAAACAGTTGCAATAAGTACAATTTCTTTAATAGTTTTAATAATTAGTGCACTTGTGATTTATTGGGGAAGAATAAAACATGCCTTTTTCAAAAGTTTTACTTTTAAATTTAAACATCATGGAAGAGCATTTTTATCAACAATGCATAGTGCAGTTGGTATGTGGGTGATTCCACTTTATTTATTAGCTTCATTAACTGGACTTTTTTGGTCTTATGAGTGGTACAACAATGCACTTTATAAAATAGCAGGAGTTGAAAAACCTCAAAGAATGCAACAACCCCAACAGCCACAAGCTCAAAAAGAACCTAAATCTGAACAACAAAAAGCACCAGAACAAAGAGAAAGAAAACCAGAAGGTGAAAAAGCTGAAGGACAAAGAGAAAGAAAACCAGAAGGACAAAGGGGTGAAAGAGGACAAGGTCAAAGACCTCAAGGTGAATCTTCATCATCTAAATTTGCAGATATTCAAAAAGCTGTAGAGATGTTTAATATTTTTGTTCAAAGAGATTATTCAAATGTAACTCTTCGATTCCCACAAAAAGGAACAGTTTATAGCTTTAGTTATTTAGATACAGATCCTGCTCATTATAGAGCTAGAAATACTCTTGAAGTGGATATTAATTCATGGCAATTATTAAAACATGAAAGATATAATGATTTACCATTAAATGAAAGATTGATGAAAAGTATTTTACCTTTACACACAGGTGAATATTTTGGACTTATTGGTCAGACTTTAATGTTTATTGCATCTGCTTTAATGGCATTGTTTACAATAACAGGTTTTATGCTTTATATAAATAGACATAAAAAGAAAAAATCAAAAATAGAACAACAAAAAGTATAA
- the truD gene encoding tRNA pseudouridine(13) synthase TruD has product MEQLQRYLNHSKIDVVFKQNKDDFVVTEIPLYEFSGDGEHLVLKIRKKDLATWDAIEILARYLNCSSREFGYAGLKDKNALTVQSISIHRKYEEQLKSFQHENIKILETTYHNNKIKVGHLKGNKFFIRLKRVGAIEKRKIEEALGQIVTYGIPNYFGFQRFGVEGDNYKKGKDIIDGKLKEKRRNLKQMYINAYQSYLFNSWLSKRIEISKLIDAFEPKEIYEKLNLPLDVVKRMKKQKHPFKLLTGDLLSHYPFGKIFTIEDLEEEALKFYERDRVPTGLLSGNRVKTSIDLAYEIEKEFEEKTGEDGARRFAWVFPEDVSSNYKEEKNWMEIQFYLPKGSYATEVIAEIIH; this is encoded by the coding sequence TTGGAACAATTACAAAGATATTTAAATCACTCAAAAATTGATGTGGTTTTTAAACAAAACAAAGATGATTTTGTTGTTACTGAAATTCCACTTTATGAATTTTCAGGTGATGGTGAGCATTTGGTTTTAAAGATTAGAAAAAAAGATTTAGCAACTTGGGATGCTATAGAAATTTTAGCAAGATATTTAAATTGTAGTTCAAGAGAGTTTGGGTATGCAGGGTTAAAAGATAAAAATGCTTTAACTGTTCAATCAATTTCAATTCATAGAAAATATGAAGAGCAATTAAAATCTTTTCAACATGAAAATATAAAAATTCTTGAAACAACTTATCATAATAATAAAATTAAAGTAGGGCATTTAAAAGGAAATAAATTTTTTATTAGACTTAAAAGAGTTGGAGCAATTGAAAAAAGAAAAATAGAAGAGGCTTTAGGACAAATCGTAACTTATGGTATTCCAAACTATTTTGGTTTTCAAAGATTTGGAGTAGAAGGGGATAACTATAAAAAAGGTAAAGATATTATTGATGGAAAATTAAAAGAGAAAAGAAGAAATTTGAAGCAAATGTATATCAATGCTTATCAAAGTTATCTTTTTAACTCTTGGCTTTCAAAAAGAATCGAAATATCAAAACTTATTGATGCTTTTGAGCCAAAAGAAATTTATGAAAAATTAAATCTTCCTTTAGATGTTGTAAAAAGAATGAAAAAACAAAAACATCCTTTTAAACTTTTAACAGGTGATTTGTTATCTCATTATCCTTTTGGAAAAATTTTTACAATTGAAGATTTAGAAGAAGAAGCTTTGAAATTTTATGAAAGAGATAGAGTTCCCACAGGACTTTTAAGTGGAAATAGGGTTAAAACTTCAATTGATTTAGCTTATGAAATAGAAAAAGAGTTTGAAGAAAAAACAGGAGAAGATGGCGCAAGAAGATTTGCATGGGTTTTTCCTGAAGATGTTTCAAGTAACTATAAAGAAGAAAAAAACTGGATGGAAATACAATTTTATCTTCCAAAAGGTTCATACGCTACAGAAGTAATAGCTGAAATAATTCATTAA
- a CDS encoding sensor histidine kinase: MYSTDPLLNEYLFEIINQAQYGITICDPNKEDNPLIFVNETFCKIFGYTKEEVLGKNCRFLQNNEREQINLEKIRKAIKDKTSTTTVLRNYTKNGKLIYNEIKISPIFDKDGTLKYYLGIQKDISDLMAFNNFKNISHIFEEKHIKDTYTLDEIKILLNELSIYQAELLAQNDELLEKEHTLSSLHQEFVSLFKDAPVPFLLVDKNLQILKYNDESDKIFCFSKSKLLVKSMFQFVDKSSISNLVSWITNKHYLKENLDLAMICENSKLNMFKIKAKPYALDNNLLIVSLVDIQMDYIIKQEMRELIEVQNHLAIEKDEIIQKNSRLVSMGEMIDAIAHQWKQPLGIISLRTIFLHQLSEDKQTVDLKDVLECKDAVMSQINHLVSTLEHFRDFLRPNNLLEEFDLQETISSTLILVKDEMMQYNIEISTNFKDEIKISGIKNEFKHVILNILSNAKDIFIEREIENKKILIETFLKNGKVFINIKDNAGGIPEDIIENIFENHISGKKSGTGIGLYMSKKIVEKMGGIIKANNETFDDSKNLGANFSIIL; the protein is encoded by the coding sequence ATGTATTCTACTGATCCATTACTGAATGAGTATTTATTCGAAATTATAAATCAAGCTCAATACGGCATTACTATTTGCGATCCAAATAAAGAAGATAATCCTCTAATTTTTGTAAATGAAACTTTTTGTAAAATCTTCGGATATACAAAAGAAGAGGTATTAGGTAAAAATTGTAGATTTTTACAAAATAATGAAAGAGAACAAATTAATTTAGAAAAAATTAGAAAAGCAATAAAAGATAAAACTTCTACAACAACTGTACTAAGAAACTATACAAAAAATGGAAAACTGATTTATAATGAAATCAAAATTAGTCCAATTTTCGATAAAGATGGGACTTTAAAATATTATCTTGGTATTCAAAAAGACATTAGTGATTTAATGGCCTTCAATAATTTCAAAAATATAAGTCATATATTTGAAGAAAAACATATAAAAGATACTTACACTTTAGATGAAATTAAAATTTTATTAAATGAACTAAGTATTTATCAAGCTGAATTATTAGCACAAAATGATGAATTATTAGAAAAAGAACACACTTTATCTTCTCTTCATCAAGAGTTTGTATCTCTTTTTAAAGATGCTCCTGTTCCTTTTTTATTAGTTGATAAAAATTTACAAATACTCAAATATAATGATGAATCAGATAAGATATTCTGTTTTTCTAAATCAAAACTTTTAGTAAAGTCTATGTTTCAGTTTGTAGATAAAAGTTCTATTTCTAACTTAGTAAGTTGGATTACAAACAAACATTATTTAAAAGAAAATTTGGATTTAGCAATGATTTGCGAAAATTCAAAATTAAATATGTTTAAAATAAAAGCAAAACCTTATGCACTTGATAATAATCTTTTAATAGTAAGTCTTGTAGATATTCAAATGGATTATATTATAAAACAAGAAATGAGAGAATTAATCGAAGTTCAAAATCATTTAGCAATTGAAAAAGATGAGATAATTCAAAAAAATTCGAGACTTGTTTCAATGGGTGAAATGATTGATGCTATTGCACACCAATGGAAACAACCATTAGGAATCATATCTTTAAGAACAATTTTTTTACATCAATTGTCTGAAGATAAACAAACTGTTGATTTAAAAGATGTTTTAGAGTGTAAAGATGCTGTAATGTCTCAAATTAATCATTTAGTTTCAACTTTAGAACATTTTAGAGATTTTTTAAGACCTAATAATCTACTTGAAGAGTTTGATTTACAAGAAACTATTTCAAGTACATTAATTTTGGTAAAAGATGAAATGATGCAATACAATATTGAAATTTCAACAAATTTTAAAGATGAAATAAAAATAAGTGGTATAAAAAATGAATTTAAACACGTAATATTAAATATTCTTTCAAATGCAAAAGATATATTTATAGAAAGAGAAATAGAAAATAAAAAAATATTAATAGAAACATTTTTAAAAAATGGCAAAGTTTTTATAAATATAAAAGATAATGCAGGTGGTATTCCTGAAGATATCATAGAAAATATATTTGAAAATCATATCTCTGGGAAAAAAAGTGGTACAGGGATTGGTCTTTATATGTCTAAAAAAATCGTAGAAAAAATGGGTGGAATTATTAAAGCTAATAATGAAACTTTTGATGATTCTAAAAACTTAGGAGCTAATTTCTCAATAATTCTTTAA